A region from the Azospirillum thermophilum genome encodes:
- a CDS encoding pentapeptide repeat-containing protein, with protein sequence MPPYDLPSDVAPKPAPPHPAADSAGLDKLEAALNDLSKAAAAQSLTYLLLWIYLIFTVTAVTDYDLLVEKPIKLPVFDLEVGLVKFFIGAPALFWLVQLYMVRKVAVIADAIRHYLTFAEREAAKSAGNPGAVLEALRHRVDGFVITRLLARFEAVRCGDGSGPATPPLPQALTVLAAAVTLVLAPVLLHGAFQIRFLAYQSEGITWWHRLCLMAGLALSAATAREAGLTWEDTLRALRAMLVGLFGGLVPRGAAQPKGKDGGRLDWASRRLAAMVASAILAVSLLVATTPGEFLSDGVVIEGSTLGDWLTTAGLPRTLKPRAPHTNMVAAQPGGGDTAGTIVPGPLPLNLSHRDFSGRSLRRAQLSGANLKGAVFRGANLQGADLSDAQLQSALIRETNLNDANLSSADMDGVIVYRSQMVGADMNWVNLQKSKIYETDLSKADIANANLQKCQITESTLQGANLASATLDGGNLVQVNLKGATFSDASLRKVGIYDAQMQGSDLSNAKLQGAEIFNAFLQLSDFSFAQMPGADLSRAHLEGANFFKANLMGANLSRAVLHGAYLYRSDLRGANLSGSQLQGADFSESHLQGASLDGAATWKTRAHGANITAVHFRNGAELQNEWMEEDLGYQIIQWIDQTPDKKILTPERNPSHDFYLRSYRILEFMKQANDSFGGISFHDYLQIASKAMTPTGRSVYMTDLACNVEDGDYVLKATILRLVRSDYQADAESGLTAWPLAAGIADSKGCPAAAGLSDSDRDFLDALANR encoded by the coding sequence ATGCCGCCGTACGACCTGCCCAGCGATGTCGCGCCCAAGCCGGCGCCGCCTCATCCGGCGGCGGACAGCGCGGGCTTGGATAAGCTCGAAGCGGCGTTAAACGACCTGAGCAAGGCGGCGGCGGCGCAGTCGCTGACCTACCTGCTGCTGTGGATCTACCTGATCTTCACCGTCACGGCGGTCACCGACTACGACCTGCTGGTGGAGAAGCCGATCAAGCTGCCGGTCTTCGATCTGGAGGTCGGGCTGGTGAAATTCTTCATCGGCGCGCCGGCCCTGTTCTGGCTGGTCCAACTCTACATGGTCCGCAAGGTGGCGGTGATCGCCGACGCGATCCGCCATTACCTCACCTTTGCCGAACGGGAGGCGGCCAAGAGCGCCGGCAACCCCGGCGCGGTGCTGGAGGCACTGCGGCACCGCGTCGACGGCTTCGTCATCACGCGCCTGCTGGCCCGGTTCGAGGCGGTGCGCTGCGGAGACGGAAGCGGCCCGGCGACTCCGCCGCTGCCGCAGGCGCTGACCGTGTTGGCCGCCGCGGTGACGCTGGTGCTGGCTCCGGTGCTGCTGCACGGCGCGTTCCAGATCCGGTTTCTCGCCTACCAAAGCGAGGGCATTACCTGGTGGCACCGCCTCTGCCTGATGGCCGGCTTGGCGCTGTCGGCGGCAACGGCGCGGGAAGCCGGACTGACCTGGGAGGACACGTTGCGGGCGCTGCGCGCCATGCTGGTCGGGTTGTTCGGCGGATTGGTGCCGCGTGGCGCTGCCCAGCCGAAGGGGAAGGACGGAGGTCGGCTCGACTGGGCCTCCCGTCGTCTTGCCGCCATGGTGGCGTCGGCCATTCTCGCCGTTTCCCTGCTGGTTGCCACCACTCCAGGCGAATTTCTGTCCGACGGCGTTGTCATCGAGGGTTCAACGCTGGGGGATTGGCTGACCACGGCAGGGCTTCCCCGCACGCTGAAGCCTCGCGCGCCCCACACAAACATGGTCGCGGCGCAACCCGGCGGTGGCGATACCGCAGGCACGATCGTTCCCGGACCGCTGCCGTTGAACCTCAGCCACCGCGACTTTTCCGGACGAAGCCTGCGCAGAGCGCAGTTGTCAGGTGCCAACCTGAAAGGAGCGGTGTTTCGGGGCGCCAATCTTCAAGGAGCCGACCTGTCTGACGCCCAACTCCAAAGCGCATTGATTCGGGAAACAAATCTGAATGATGCGAATCTGTCCTCCGCGGATATGGATGGCGTGATCGTGTATCGATCGCAAATGGTCGGCGCAGATATGAATTGGGTTAATCTTCAAAAATCTAAGATTTATGAAACAGACCTGAGCAAAGCGGACATCGCTAATGCAAATCTTCAGAAATGCCAGATCACCGAATCGACGTTACAGGGCGCCAATTTAGCATCGGCCACACTCGACGGCGGCAACCTTGTTCAGGTCAACCTAAAAGGAGCAACCTTCTCAGACGCCAGCCTTCGCAAGGTTGGCATCTACGATGCCCAGATGCAAGGGTCAGATCTGAGCAATGCCAAACTACAAGGCGCAGAAATTTTTAACGCGTTCCTTCAACTGTCAGATTTCAGCTTTGCACAAATGCCAGGGGCGGATTTATCACGTGCTCACCTGGAAGGCGCAAACTTTTTCAAGGCCAACCTCATGGGGGCGAATCTTTCGAGAGCGGTTCTCCACGGAGCTTATTTGTACAGATCAGACTTGAGAGGAGCCAATCTTTCAGGCTCTCAGCTTCAGGGCGCCGATTTCTCGGAATCTCATTTACAGGGAGCAAGTCTTGACGGAGCCGCGACCTGGAAAACACGAGCGCACGGCGCAAACATCACCGCGGTTCACTTTCGCAACGGGGCTGAATTACAAAACGAATGGATGGAAGAAGATCTAGGATACCAGATAATACAATGGATCGATCAGACACCGGACAAAAAAATCCTCACGCCAGAAAGGAATCCATCACACGATTTTTACCTAAGATCATACAGGATCTTGGAATTCATGAAACAAGCTAATGACTCATTTGGCGGAATTAGTTTTCACGATTACTTACAGATTGCATCTAAAGCAATGACGCCCACTGGTCGCAGCGTGTATATGACCGACTTGGCCTGCAACGTCGAAGACGGGGATTACGTTCTAAAAGCGACAATCCTGCGCTTGGTCCGATCCGATTACCAAGCAGACGCGGAGAGCGGCCTGACGGCATGGCCATTGGCCGCCGGCATTGCGGATTCCAAAGGATGCCCTGCGGCCGCCGGGCTGAGCGATTCCGACCGCGACTTCCTTGATGCTTTGGCA
- a CDS encoding nucleoside deaminase, whose product MRIPSPMDIAFAEAEAAAARGEVPVGAVVVDPATGAVLGRAGNRTEELNDPTAHAEVLAIRQACAARGEPRLPGCDLYVTLEPCALCAAAISFARLRRVYYGAYDPKGGAVDHGPRFFGQPTCHHAPDVYSGFAETRAGAMLREFFKDRRRG is encoded by the coding sequence ATGCGCATCCCCTCCCCCATGGACATCGCCTTCGCGGAAGCCGAGGCCGCCGCCGCCCGCGGCGAGGTGCCGGTCGGCGCCGTGGTGGTCGATCCGGCGACCGGCGCCGTGCTGGGCCGCGCCGGCAACCGGACCGAGGAGCTGAACGACCCGACCGCCCATGCCGAGGTGCTGGCGATCCGCCAGGCCTGCGCCGCACGCGGCGAGCCGCGGCTGCCCGGCTGCGACCTCTATGTGACGCTGGAGCCCTGCGCGCTGTGCGCCGCCGCCATCAGCTTCGCCCGGCTGCGGCGGGTCTATTACGGCGCCTACGACCCCAAGGGCGGCGCCGTGGACCACGGCCCGCGCTTCTTCGGCCAACCCACCTGCCACCATGCACCGGACGTCTACAGCGGCTTCGCGGAAACGCGGGCGGGGGCGATGTTGCGGGAGTTTTTCAAGGACCGCCGTCGCGGCTGA
- a CDS encoding pseudouridine synthase, whose translation MTARKTDTSPAADHDGGERIAKRLARAGLCSRRDAERWIAEGRVAVNGQTLASPACVVRPGDLVQVDGKLVPEPEPARLWRYHKPSGLVTTARDEKGRATVFDRLPPELPRVVSVGRLDLTTEGLLLLTNDGELARFLELPTTGWTRRYRVRVFGEVDEVRLAALQKGITIEGVKYGPIEAVLDRIQGRNAWLTVSLKEGKNREIRKVMETLGLQVNRLIRVAYGPFQLGKLEEGAVEEVPRRVVKEQVSRFFTGEEAEEEATPTQQRARARAAEPARTARPEPVKVAPAAPEPAGKAARPPRSAAKRHELQERREAGDDKRRGPAARKTDRPATKPASAKAAEGRPFQGKPVHSRPAPAGKAPPAKPTQAKADQARMTDSRPARAKAGPDRSGPDKSGPRGPKPRGAGPNRPAGGGAAGGARTERPRADRRR comes from the coding sequence ATGACTGCCCGAAAGACCGACACCTCTCCCGCCGCCGACCATGACGGTGGCGAACGTATTGCCAAGCGGCTGGCGCGCGCCGGCCTCTGCTCGCGCCGCGATGCCGAGCGCTGGATCGCCGAGGGCCGCGTCGCGGTCAACGGCCAGACGCTGGCCAGCCCCGCCTGCGTCGTCCGTCCCGGCGACCTCGTGCAGGTGGACGGCAAGCTGGTGCCGGAGCCGGAGCCGGCCCGCCTGTGGCGCTACCACAAGCCTTCGGGGCTCGTGACGACGGCGCGCGACGAGAAGGGCCGGGCGACGGTGTTCGACCGGCTGCCGCCGGAGCTGCCGCGCGTGGTGTCGGTCGGCCGGCTCGACCTGACGACCGAGGGGCTGCTGCTGCTCACCAACGACGGCGAGCTGGCGCGCTTCCTGGAGCTGCCGACCACCGGCTGGACCCGCCGCTACCGCGTGCGCGTCTTCGGCGAGGTGGACGAGGTGCGGCTGGCCGCGCTGCAGAAGGGCATCACCATCGAGGGCGTGAAGTACGGCCCGATCGAGGCGGTGCTCGACCGCATCCAGGGCCGCAACGCCTGGCTGACCGTCAGCCTGAAGGAAGGCAAGAACCGCGAGATCCGCAAGGTGATGGAGACGCTGGGCCTGCAGGTCAACCGGCTGATCCGCGTCGCCTACGGTCCCTTCCAGCTCGGCAAGCTGGAGGAAGGGGCGGTGGAGGAGGTTCCGCGCCGCGTCGTGAAGGAGCAGGTCTCCCGCTTCTTCACCGGCGAGGAGGCCGAGGAGGAGGCGACCCCGACCCAGCAGCGCGCCCGCGCCCGCGCGGCGGAGCCCGCCCGGACCGCCCGGCCGGAGCCGGTGAAGGTCGCCCCGGCGGCTCCCGAACCGGCCGGCAAGGCCGCCCGCCCGCCGCGCTCGGCCGCCAAGCGGCATGAGCTGCAGGAGCGCCGCGAGGCCGGCGACGACAAGCGCCGTGGCCCCGCTGCCCGCAAGACCGACCGGCCGGCCACCAAGCCCGCTTCCGCCAAGGCGGCCGAGGGCAGGCCGTTCCAGGGCAAGCCGGTGCACTCCAGGCCGGCCCCGGCTGGCAAGGCGCCTCCGGCCAAGCCGACCCAGGCCAAGGCGGATCAGGCCAGGATGACCGACTCCCGGCCCGCCCGCGCCAAGGCGGGACCGGACCGGAGCGGCCCGGACAAGAGCGGCCCGCGGGGGCCGAAGCCGCGCGGCGCCGGACCGAACCGGCCGGCGGGTGGCGGCGCTGCGGGCGGTGCGCGGACGGAGCGGCCCCGTGCGGATCGTCGGCGGTAG
- the rsmD gene encoding 16S rRNA (guanine(966)-N(2))-methyltransferase RsmD: MRIVGGRHRGRRLVAPEGRDTRPTTDRTREALFNILSHAAWAPDLDGAVVLDGFCGTGALGLEALSRGAVHCSFLDLGRAALEAVRANVATLGEEANATILRADVTKPPAPRQPCDLVFLDPPYGKDLAPRALEALARSGWLAPGALAVVEVAEGDPLPLPAGFSAVDERRYGDTRVAFLTFARD; this comes from the coding sequence GTGCGGATCGTCGGCGGTAGGCATCGCGGCCGGCGGCTGGTGGCGCCGGAGGGGCGGGACACCCGCCCGACCACCGACCGCACGCGCGAGGCCCTGTTCAACATCCTGTCTCATGCCGCCTGGGCGCCCGACCTCGACGGGGCGGTGGTGCTCGACGGCTTCTGCGGCACCGGCGCGCTGGGGCTGGAGGCGCTGTCGCGGGGGGCCGTCCATTGCAGCTTCCTCGACCTCGGCCGCGCGGCGCTGGAGGCGGTGCGCGCCAACGTCGCGACCCTGGGGGAGGAGGCGAACGCCACCATCCTGCGGGCCGACGTGACGAAGCCGCCGGCACCGCGGCAGCCGTGCGATCTCGTCTTCCTCGACCCGCCCTACGGCAAGGATCTGGCGCCCCGTGCGCTGGAGGCGCTGGCGCGCTCCGGCTGGCTCGCTCCCGGGGCGCTCGCCGTGGTCGAGGTGGCGGAAGGCGATCCGCTTCCCCTGCCGGCCGGCTTCTCGGCGGTGGACGAGCGGCGCTACGGCGACACCCGCGTCGCCTTCCTGACCTTCGCCCGCGACTGA
- a CDS encoding alpha-amylase family protein translates to MIKDLWYKNAVIYNLSLATYMDSDGDGIGDFQGLQRRLDYLQGLGVTCLWLGPFQPSPMKDDGYDISDYYNVDPRYGTLGDFVEFTHGCKQRGIRVIIDLVINHTSNEHPWFQSARKGPDSKYRDWYVWSDRKPENADQGMVFPGVQKSTWTYDRQARGWYFHRFYDFQPDLNTANPEVQAELLKIMGFWIELGVSGFRMDAVPFIIATKGPDVTRPEEQFDMLRTFREFVQWRQGDAMLLAEANVLPEDDMEYFGRDGDRMHMMFNFQVNQHLFYAMAAADAGPLVKALEATKPRPASAQWGCFLRNHDELDLGRLTDAQRATVFAAFGPEPGMQLYDRGIRRRLAPMLNGDQRRLELAYSLMFTLPGTPVIRYGDEIGMGDDLSLPERNCARTPMQWSDEPQGGFTKSDTPVLPVISGGAFGYQRINAAHQRRDPSSLLNWTERIIRMRKECPEIGWGDFRILDTNRPEVLAMRYDWRNNSVVVIHNLSDRPQDLSLVVHGEGKSPRLVNLLSEDHSDPDEDGRHDLVLEAYGYRWFRFGGLDYLLRRSEG, encoded by the coding sequence ATGATCAAGGACCTCTGGTACAAGAACGCGGTCATCTACAACCTGTCGCTGGCGACCTACATGGATTCCGACGGCGACGGGATCGGCGATTTCCAGGGGCTGCAGCGGCGGCTCGACTATCTGCAGGGACTGGGCGTCACCTGCCTGTGGCTGGGGCCGTTCCAGCCCTCGCCGATGAAGGACGACGGCTACGACATCAGCGACTACTACAATGTCGATCCGCGCTACGGCACGTTGGGCGACTTCGTGGAGTTCACCCACGGCTGCAAGCAGCGCGGCATCCGGGTCATCATCGATCTGGTGATCAACCACACCTCGAACGAGCATCCCTGGTTCCAGTCGGCCCGGAAGGGTCCCGACTCCAAGTATCGCGACTGGTATGTCTGGTCGGACCGCAAGCCGGAGAACGCCGACCAGGGCATGGTCTTCCCCGGGGTCCAGAAATCGACCTGGACCTATGACCGGCAGGCGCGGGGCTGGTACTTCCACCGCTTCTACGACTTCCAGCCCGACCTCAACACCGCCAATCCGGAGGTGCAGGCCGAACTGCTGAAGATCATGGGCTTCTGGATCGAGCTCGGCGTGTCGGGCTTCCGGATGGACGCCGTGCCCTTCATCATCGCCACCAAGGGACCGGACGTCACCAGGCCGGAGGAGCAGTTCGACATGCTGCGGACCTTCCGGGAGTTCGTGCAGTGGCGCCAGGGCGACGCGATGCTGCTGGCCGAGGCCAACGTGCTGCCGGAGGACGACATGGAGTATTTCGGCCGCGACGGCGACCGCATGCACATGATGTTCAACTTCCAGGTCAACCAGCACCTGTTCTACGCGATGGCGGCCGCCGATGCCGGACCGCTCGTCAAGGCGCTGGAGGCGACCAAGCCGCGCCCGGCCTCCGCCCAGTGGGGCTGCTTCCTGCGCAACCATGACGAACTCGACCTCGGCCGGCTGACCGACGCGCAGCGGGCGACGGTCTTCGCCGCCTTCGGGCCGGAGCCGGGCATGCAGCTCTACGACCGCGGCATCCGCCGCCGGCTGGCGCCCATGCTGAACGGCGATCAGCGCCGGCTGGAGCTGGCCTACAGCCTGATGTTCACCCTGCCGGGAACCCCGGTGATCCGCTATGGCGACGAGATCGGCATGGGCGACGACCTCTCGCTGCCGGAGCGCAACTGCGCCCGCACGCCGATGCAGTGGTCGGACGAGCCGCAGGGCGGCTTCACCAAATCCGATACGCCGGTCCTGCCGGTCATCAGCGGCGGCGCCTTCGGCTATCAGCGCATCAACGCCGCCCACCAGCGCCGCGACCCGTCCTCCCTCCTGAACTGGACCGAGCGCATCATCCGCATGCGCAAGGAGTGTCCGGAGATCGGCTGGGGCGACTTCCGGATCCTCGACACCAACCGGCCGGAGGTTCTGGCGATGCGGTACGACTGGCGGAACAACTCCGTCGTCGTCATCCATAACCTGTCGGATCGGCCGCAGGATCTCTCGCTCGTCGTCCATGGCGAGGGCAAGTCGCCCCGCCTCGTCAACCTGCTGAGCGAGGACCACAGCGACCCGGACGAGGACGGGCGCCACGATCTGGTGCTGGAGGCCTACGGCTACCGCTGGTTCCGCTTCGGCGGCCTCGACTATCTGCTCCGCCGCAGCGAAGGATAA
- the ribB gene encoding 3,4-dihydroxy-2-butanone-4-phosphate synthase: MNQIHSNSNTGLLSRFGTPERRVALAVEAIREGRGVIVVDDEDRENEGDIIFAAETLTVEQMALLIRDCSGIVCLILPDEHLRRLDLPPMVGVNTARHGTAFTVSIEAKRGVTTGVSAADRVTTVRTAIADDCGPDDLARPGHVFPLRAHPGGLDARRGHTEATLELMQLAGRKPAGVLCEVMNPDGTMARLPELVAYAEANAMVVVSIEDLVQARRLSAVA; the protein is encoded by the coding sequence GTGAATCAGATCCATAGCAACAGCAACACCGGCCTTCTTTCCCGCTTCGGCACGCCGGAGCGGCGCGTGGCCCTGGCCGTGGAAGCCATCCGCGAGGGCCGCGGGGTCATCGTCGTCGACGACGAGGACCGCGAGAACGAAGGCGACATCATCTTCGCCGCCGAGACCCTGACCGTAGAGCAGATGGCCCTGCTGATCCGGGACTGTTCGGGCATCGTCTGCCTGATCCTGCCGGATGAGCATCTCCGCCGGCTCGACCTGCCGCCGATGGTCGGCGTCAACACCGCCCGCCACGGCACGGCCTTCACCGTCTCGATCGAGGCGAAGCGCGGCGTGACCACCGGCGTCTCGGCGGCCGACCGGGTGACCACCGTCCGCACCGCCATCGCCGACGACTGCGGGCCGGACGATCTCGCCCGGCCGGGCCACGTCTTCCCCCTGCGCGCCCACCCCGGTGGACTCGACGCCCGCCGCGGCCATACCGAGGCGACGCTGGAGCTGATGCAACTGGCCGGGCGCAAGCCGGCCGGCGTGCTGTGCGAGGTGATGAACCCCGACGGCACCATGGCCCGCCTGCCGGAGCTGGTCGCCTATGCCGAGGCCAATGCCATGGTGGTGGTCAGCATAGAGGATCTGGTACAGGCCCGCCGGCTGAGCGCGGTGGCGTAG
- the mutL gene encoding DNA mismatch repair endonuclease MutL — MPIRMLPETLVNRIAAGEVVERPAAAVKELVENAIDAGATRIDVVVRDGGKSLITVTDDGCGMGPDELALAVERHATSKLPGDDLLDIRSLGFRGEALPSIGAVSRLTLTSRPQGADSAWSLTVDAGRKGTPQPAALAQGTRVEVRDLFAAVPARLKFLKAARTEYDHIADCLERLAMAHPGVAFTLSDDGRSGLRLSAAQGDLLDARLARLGALMGRDFQDNAVPVQAAREGVTLAGWIGLPTLHRPTSRHQHLFVNGRPVRDKLMVGAVRAAYADFLPRDRHPMLALFLELDPQEVDVNVHPAKAEVRFRDQGLVRGLIVGSLKHALAEAGHRASTTVGLATLGALRPEPAEDGMGIPPSPLPYGRGGGGSGGSSWGGTGGYPSSSVPRGLAERSNAFQAPFQSPLPPLQGRLHGFSPPPAARPADYAPQPAASPPLEDHPLGAARAQLHNTYIVAQTAEGIVIVDQHAAHERLVYERMKAALLEGGVKRQALLIPELVELDEPSANRLLTRAAELAELGLVVEGFGPGCILVREVPALLGQSDVKALVRDLAEELAELGDALSLKEKLEHVCGTMACHGSVRAGRALGVEEMNALLRQMEATPHSGQCNHGRPTYVELKLADIERLFGRR; from the coding sequence ATGCCGATCCGCATGCTGCCCGAAACGCTCGTCAACCGCATCGCCGCCGGCGAGGTCGTCGAACGCCCCGCCGCCGCCGTCAAGGAACTGGTGGAGAATGCCATCGACGCCGGCGCCACCCGCATCGACGTGGTGGTGCGCGACGGCGGCAAGTCGCTGATCACCGTCACCGATGACGGCTGCGGCATGGGTCCGGACGAGCTTGCCCTCGCCGTGGAGCGTCACGCGACCTCCAAGCTGCCGGGCGACGATCTTCTGGACATCCGCTCGCTGGGCTTCAGGGGAGAGGCCCTGCCCTCCATCGGCGCCGTCAGTCGCCTGACCCTGACCAGCCGTCCGCAAGGGGCTGACAGCGCCTGGAGCCTGACCGTCGATGCCGGTCGCAAGGGAACGCCGCAGCCGGCCGCCCTGGCCCAGGGGACGCGGGTCGAGGTGCGCGACCTGTTCGCCGCCGTGCCCGCCCGGCTGAAGTTCCTGAAGGCCGCCCGCACCGAATACGACCATATCGCCGACTGCCTGGAGCGGCTCGCCATGGCCCATCCCGGCGTCGCCTTCACCCTGTCGGACGACGGCCGGTCGGGACTCCGGCTGTCGGCGGCGCAAGGCGACCTGCTCGACGCCCGGCTGGCCCGACTCGGCGCCCTGATGGGCCGCGACTTCCAGGACAACGCGGTGCCGGTCCAGGCGGCGCGCGAGGGGGTGACGCTGGCCGGCTGGATCGGGTTGCCGACGCTGCACCGCCCGACCTCCCGCCACCAGCACCTGTTCGTCAACGGCCGGCCGGTGCGGGACAAGCTGATGGTCGGCGCCGTGCGCGCCGCCTATGCCGATTTCCTGCCGCGGGACCGCCACCCGATGCTCGCCCTCTTCCTGGAGCTCGATCCGCAGGAGGTCGACGTCAATGTGCATCCGGCCAAGGCCGAGGTCCGCTTCCGCGACCAGGGCCTCGTCCGCGGCCTGATCGTCGGATCGCTGAAGCATGCGCTGGCCGAGGCGGGGCACCGCGCCTCCACCACGGTGGGACTGGCGACGCTCGGCGCGCTGCGGCCGGAGCCGGCGGAGGATGGCATGGGCATCCCTCCCTCGCCCCTGCCCTACGGTCGCGGCGGCGGAGGGAGTGGCGGATCGTCCTGGGGCGGTACAGGCGGCTATCCGTCCTCCTCTGTGCCGCGTGGACTGGCGGAGCGGTCGAATGCCTTCCAGGCGCCGTTCCAGTCCCCACTGCCCCCGCTGCAGGGCCGGCTGCACGGCTTCTCGCCGCCGCCCGCCGCCCGCCCGGCCGACTATGCGCCGCAGCCGGCGGCGAGCCCGCCGCTGGAGGATCACCCGCTGGGTGCCGCGCGGGCGCAGCTCCACAACACCTACATCGTGGCGCAGACCGCGGAAGGCATCGTCATCGTCGATCAGCACGCCGCCCACGAGCGGCTGGTCTATGAGCGGATGAAGGCCGCCCTGCTGGAGGGTGGGGTCAAGCGGCAGGCCCTGCTGATCCCGGAGCTGGTGGAGCTGGACGAACCATCCGCCAACCGCCTGCTGACCCGCGCCGCCGAACTGGCGGAGCTGGGGCTTGTGGTGGAGGGATTCGGCCCTGGCTGCATCCTGGTTCGCGAGGTTCCCGCCCTGCTCGGCCAGTCGGACGTCAAGGCCCTGGTCCGCGACCTGGCGGAGGAGCTGGCCGAGCTGGGCGACGCGCTGTCGCTGAAGGAGAAGCTGGAGCATGTCTGCGGCACCATGGCCTGCCACGGCTCCGTCCGGGCCGGCCGGGCGCTCGGTGTGGAGGAGATGAACGCGCTTCTCCGCCAGATGGAGGCCACGCCCCACAGCGGCCAATGCAACCACGGCCGCCCGACCTATGTGGAACTGAAGCTCGCGGACATCGAACGGCTGTTCGGGCGGCGGTAG
- the pgi gene encoding glucose-6-phosphate isomerase has translation MTALTSSPAWTALAAHRRAMDGTRMRDLFAADPGRFATFSLEAAGLFLDYSKNRITAETLGLLLDLARQQDVEGWRDRMFAGERINTTENRAVLHTALRNRSNRPVPVDGRDVMPDVNGVLERMGRFATAVRDGIWTGYTGQPITDVVNIGIGGSDLGPVMATEALKPYLHPHIGVHFVSNVDGTHMAEALKWLDPETTLFIVASKTFTTQETLANAHTARRWFLETAGDEAHVARHFVAVSTNEAEVRKFGIDPNNMFGFWDWVGGRYSLWSAIGLSIAIAIGPDRFAELLAGAHEMDEHFRTAPLDRNMPVILAMLGLWYIDFWDAKSYAVLPYDQYLHRFPAYLQQLDMESNGKSVTRDGEPVDYATGPVLFGEPGTNGQHAFYQLIHQGTELIPCDFIAPAVSHNPIGDHHRILLSNVLAQPEALMRGKTADEVRAEMGKAGKAPAEIEALVPHRVFAGNKPSNTILMNSLTPAALGALIALYEHKIFVQGIVWNINSFDQWGVELGKQLANTILPELADGPKPGAHDASTSGLIDWLRSHR, from the coding sequence ATGACCGCGCTGACCTCGTCGCCCGCCTGGACCGCCCTCGCCGCGCACCGCCGTGCCATGGACGGCACCCGCATGCGCGACCTGTTCGCCGCCGATCCCGGCCGCTTCGCGACCTTCTCGCTGGAGGCGGCCGGCCTGTTCCTCGACTACTCCAAGAACCGCATCACCGCCGAGACGCTCGGCCTCCTCCTCGACCTCGCCCGCCAGCAGGATGTCGAGGGCTGGCGCGACCGCATGTTCGCGGGAGAGCGGATCAACACGACCGAGAACCGCGCCGTCCTGCACACCGCCCTGCGCAACCGCTCCAACCGTCCGGTGCCGGTGGACGGCCGCGACGTGATGCCCGACGTCAATGGCGTGCTGGAGCGCATGGGCCGCTTCGCCACCGCCGTGCGCGACGGCATCTGGACCGGCTATACGGGCCAGCCGATCACCGATGTGGTGAATATCGGCATCGGCGGCTCCGACCTCGGTCCGGTCATGGCGACCGAGGCGCTGAAGCCCTACCTGCACCCGCATATCGGCGTGCATTTCGTCTCCAACGTCGACGGCACCCATATGGCCGAGGCGCTGAAGTGGCTGGATCCGGAGACGACCCTGTTCATCGTCGCCTCCAAGACCTTCACCACGCAGGAGACCCTGGCCAACGCCCACACCGCCCGCCGCTGGTTCCTGGAGACCGCCGGGGACGAGGCCCACGTCGCCAGGCATTTCGTCGCCGTCTCGACCAACGAGGCGGAGGTGCGCAAGTTCGGCATCGACCCGAACAACATGTTCGGCTTCTGGGACTGGGTCGGCGGCCGCTACTCCCTGTGGTCGGCCATCGGCCTGTCCATCGCCATCGCCATCGGCCCCGACCGTTTCGCCGAGCTGCTGGCCGGCGCGCACGAGATGGACGAGCATTTCCGAACCGCCCCGCTCGACCGTAACATGCCGGTCATCCTGGCGATGCTCGGGCTGTGGTACATCGATTTCTGGGACGCCAAGTCCTATGCGGTCCTGCCCTACGACCAGTATCTCCACCGCTTCCCCGCCTATCTCCAGCAGCTGGACATGGAGAGCAACGGCAAGTCGGTGACCCGCGACGGCGAGCCGGTCGACTATGCCACCGGCCCGGTGCTGTTCGGCGAGCCGGGGACCAACGGGCAGCATGCCTTCTACCAGCTCATCCACCAGGGGACGGAACTGATCCCCTGCGACTTCATCGCCCCGGCGGTCAGCCACAACCCCATCGGCGACCATCACCGCATCCTGCTGTCCAACGTGCTGGCGCAGCCGGAAGCCCTGATGCGCGGCAAGACCGCCGACGAGGTGCGGGCGGAGATGGGCAAGGCCGGCAAGGCCCCGGCGGAGATCGAGGCGCTGGTTCCCCACCGCGTCTTCGCCGGCAACAAGCCGTCCAACACGATCCTGATGAACAGCCTGACGCCCGCCGCGCTGGGTGCCTTGATCGCGCTCTACGAGCACAAGATCTTCGTCCAGGGGATCGTCTGGAACATCAACAGCTTCGACCAGTGGGGCGTGGAGCTCGGCAAGCAGCTCGCCAACACCATCCTGCCCGAGCTGGCCGACGGGCCGAAGCCCGGCGCCCACGACGCCTCGACCAGCGGCCTGATCGACTGGCTGCGGTCCCACCGCTGA